From a single Rhodococcus qingshengii JCM 15477 genomic region:
- a CDS encoding SAM-dependent methyltransferase encodes MTGAAAKILTVFEEVIGVPLPVRVRCWDGSEAGPPDAAAQVHFRNRRALRRVLYSPNELGLARAYVSGDLDVDGDIFALLDVPELVTRLGENRLSTLPLRSIVRAAGTFAGLGAVGPPPSPPAIEMRSKRGKRHSRSRDSATVSHHYDVGNRFYELFLGPSMVYSCGYWPEGVESLEAAQYAKLDLICRKLDLKPGMRLLDVGCGWGSMALHAAQNYGVDVVGVSLSNEQVEYAKGRVADAGLTDRIEIRVQDYRDVDDGPYDAISSIGMSEHVGLVNLPVYTAKLYDLLVPRGRLLNHAIAAVKSLSDNVDDGPSFIDRYIFPDGEILPLSKTIDALELSGFETRDSEALREHYALTLRAWVQNLRENWDASVLQVGAPRVRTWLLYLAASALGFEEPHRLTIHQVLAVKPGDRGASGMARSRDSWYRSIEVPQIETGPRVD; translated from the coding sequence GTGACTGGTGCCGCGGCCAAGATTTTGACGGTGTTCGAGGAAGTGATCGGGGTTCCGCTTCCGGTTCGCGTGCGATGTTGGGACGGTTCGGAGGCAGGGCCACCGGACGCCGCTGCGCAGGTTCACTTCCGGAATCGGCGTGCCCTACGGCGGGTCCTCTACTCTCCCAACGAATTAGGGCTGGCGAGGGCGTACGTTTCCGGCGATCTGGACGTAGACGGCGACATCTTCGCGCTCCTCGACGTCCCGGAACTGGTCACGCGGCTCGGTGAGAATCGTTTGTCGACGTTGCCGCTGCGCTCGATTGTTCGCGCCGCCGGTACTTTCGCCGGCTTGGGGGCGGTGGGTCCACCACCGTCACCCCCGGCGATCGAGATGCGTAGTAAGCGAGGCAAGCGGCACAGTAGATCACGCGATTCGGCGACTGTCTCCCATCACTACGACGTCGGGAATCGCTTCTACGAACTGTTCCTCGGGCCGAGCATGGTTTATTCGTGCGGATACTGGCCGGAAGGTGTCGAATCCCTCGAAGCTGCTCAGTACGCGAAGCTGGACTTGATTTGCCGCAAGCTCGATCTGAAGCCGGGAATGCGACTGCTCGACGTCGGCTGCGGTTGGGGATCGATGGCATTGCACGCCGCCCAGAACTACGGCGTCGACGTCGTCGGAGTCTCGCTGAGCAACGAGCAGGTCGAATACGCCAAGGGGCGAGTTGCCGACGCGGGTTTGACCGATCGCATCGAGATTCGGGTGCAGGACTACCGCGACGTCGACGACGGCCCTTACGACGCGATTTCGAGCATCGGCATGTCCGAGCACGTGGGCCTGGTCAATTTGCCGGTGTACACGGCAAAACTCTACGACCTGCTCGTGCCGCGGGGTCGTCTGCTCAATCATGCCATCGCCGCGGTGAAGTCGTTGTCGGACAACGTCGATGACGGTCCCAGCTTCATCGACAGGTACATCTTCCCGGACGGTGAGATCCTTCCGTTGAGTAAAACCATTGATGCGCTGGAACTTTCGGGTTTCGAGACGCGTGACAGCGAAGCGTTGCGCGAGCATTACGCACTGACACTGCGCGCATGGGTGCAGAACCTCCGCGAGAACTGGGACGCATCGGTCTTACAGGTCGGTGCTCCCCGGGTGCGTACCTGGTTGCTGTATCTCGCTGCCAGTGCCCTGGGTTTCGAGGAGCCGCACAGGCTTACGATTCATCAGGTTCTGGCCGTGAAACCAGGGGATCGGGGGGCCAGCGGCATGGCCCGCTCGCGTGACAGTTGGTATCGATCGATTGAAGTCCCGCAGATCGAAACCGGTCCGCGCGTCGACTGA